One Candidatus Methylomirabilota bacterium genomic window, CCTCGGATGCCCAGCCCGCCGACAGCCCGCGCACCGCCGTCACCATCTCGACGGCGGCCCGCACCGCGCGCGCGGGCGCGTCCTGGCCTCCCTCGGCCACGCCGAACAGGACCACGATCTCGTCGCCGATGAGCTGCTCCACAGTCCCGCCGTGGCGGAAGATCACCTCGACCATGCGCGCCAGGTAGGCGTCGAGGAGGCGGAGCACCACGGGGCCGGGCGTGCTCTCGATGAGGCGCGTGTAGCCGCGGATGTCCGCGAAGAGCACGGTGGCCTCGCGCCACTCTCCCGGCTGATCCAGCAGGGTCGGGTTGCCGACCACCATGTCAGCGAGGCGCGGCGAGACGTAGCGCTGGAGCTGCGCGCGCACCCCCGCTTCGCTCACCACGCGGGCCTGGGCGGCCCGGAGGTCGGCGAGCGTGGCCTCGAGGTCGGCGTTCTTCGCCGCGAGGTCCTGCAC contains:
- a CDS encoding adenylate/guanylate cyclase domain-containing protein encodes the protein TAFTDAEALMQSINAANIYHFILKPWDPAELIHTVRRGVERHLLSAERERLVQDLAAKNADLEATLADLRAAQARVVSEAGVRAQLQRYVSPRLADMVVGNPTLLDQPGEWREATVLFADIRGYTRLIESTPGPVVLRLLDAYLARMVEVIFRHGGTVEQLIGDEIVVLFGVAEGGQDAPARAVRAAVEMVTAVRGLSAGWASEGLPRFDIGVGIASGPVMAGTIGSAERRELVVVGRPMIAAARIQRMTRLFDAHIIAADSTFREVSGLVAHRELGSPKLKGLKDRETLYEIVGLREPGVAAG